One genomic window of Pirellulales bacterium includes the following:
- a CDS encoding amidohydrolase family protein, producing the protein MRTIRVLLAMVVVIGGTRVLRASDEIPGAPQQKPIAIVGGTIHPVSGPDIAPGTLLLVEGKIAAIGADVPLPDDCEKIDATGKHVYPGMLHAHTQLGIVEIPAVRATVDQAETGSVNPNVKAQVAVNPDSELFPVARGTGILTALVVPGPGVIAGQTAVMNLDGWTYEEMTVRSPAALAINWPRMHPANAWYIEETSQQQLEARDRSLSLLRDTFADARSYKRAKEAHAASQGPAIDHDLRWEAMIPVLAGEVPLLVMADEVAQIQAAVAFAQRERVKLIIAGGYDAPLCAELLTRQDVPVIIAGVHRLPQRESDDYDSPFTLAERLRQAGVKFCIAGHDRHSKAQNMPYEAGTAAAYGLPKADALRAVTLSPAEILGVADRLGSLDSGKDATLFIADGDPLETPTQVEMAFIQGRRVDLSSKHTRLWEKYKEKYRRLGIEN; encoded by the coding sequence ATGCGAACGATTCGAGTTTTGCTCGCCATGGTGGTGGTCATCGGTGGGACCCGCGTCTTGCGTGCCTCGGATGAGATCCCCGGTGCCCCGCAGCAAAAACCGATCGCCATCGTGGGCGGAACGATTCATCCGGTCAGCGGCCCCGACATCGCCCCAGGCACGCTGCTCTTGGTCGAGGGCAAAATCGCGGCCATCGGCGCCGACGTCCCCCTGCCCGACGACTGCGAGAAGATCGACGCCACCGGCAAACACGTCTATCCCGGCATGCTCCACGCTCATACGCAACTCGGGATTGTCGAGATCCCGGCCGTGCGGGCCACGGTCGATCAGGCCGAAACGGGGAGCGTCAATCCGAACGTCAAGGCGCAAGTCGCCGTGAATCCCGACAGCGAGTTGTTTCCCGTCGCGCGCGGCACGGGCATTCTCACGGCGCTCGTCGTGCCCGGTCCGGGCGTGATCGCCGGTCAGACGGCCGTGATGAATCTCGATGGCTGGACGTACGAGGAGATGACGGTTCGCTCCCCCGCTGCGCTGGCGATCAACTGGCCGCGCATGCACCCGGCCAACGCCTGGTATATCGAAGAGACCTCGCAACAACAGCTCGAAGCGCGCGATCGTTCGCTGTCTCTGTTGCGCGATACCTTTGCCGACGCACGTTCCTACAAGCGAGCGAAAGAGGCACATGCCGCGAGCCAAGGTCCCGCCATCGATCACGATCTGCGTTGGGAGGCCATGATTCCCGTCCTGGCTGGTGAAGTTCCCTTGCTCGTCATGGCCGACGAGGTGGCGCAGATTCAAGCCGCCGTCGCCTTTGCCCAGCGCGAGCGAGTGAAGCTCATCATCGCGGGGGGTTACGATGCTCCCCTCTGTGCCGAATTGCTGACGCGGCAGGACGTGCCGGTGATTATCGCGGGCGTGCATCGCCTGCCACAGCGAGAGAGCGACGATTACGACTCCCCCTTTACGCTCGCCGAACGGCTACGCCAGGCTGGCGTCAAGTTCTGCATCGCCGGTCACGATCGTCATTCGAAGGCCCAGAACATGCCCTACGAGGCGGGCACGGCGGCCGCTTATGGACTGCCCAAGGCCGATGCCTTGCGCGCCGTGACCCTTTCGCCGGCTGAAATCCTCGGCGTCGCCGACCGCCTGGGCTCGCTCGACTCTGGCAAGGACGCCACCCTGTTCATCGCCGATGGCGATCCCCTGGAGACGCCCACCCAGGTCGAAATGGCCTTTATCCAGGGACGCCGCGTCGATCTGTCGAGCAAGCACACCCGGCTGTGGGAAAAGTACAAGGAAAAGTATCGCCGCCTGGGAATCGAGAATTAG
- a CDS encoding diguanylate cyclase produces MNQPSSDHRLVVVADDDVRVRRQIEATLISAGFEVHAAEDGLSAWHLIAERCPDFIIADAEMPGLSGTELARRLRDDECPHYVYFLLLTSRLGADDLGEALAAGVDHFLPKPVSTTELLAQVFAGSRVLEARRQLDKTMRRDSLTGLLNRRLFQELFDRDWSRAERHRAELSCALVEIVDFEQLAQTHGDGAADMVLRSVADLLRSHARASDLLCHLGNGHFLALLPDTHEEGAASWCRRVNEAVAAKRLPESCGVTTVSLRVGVAARVPHLEDPEALVDRARQALEVSRPDGTRHVVQYRDLDDSDNTVSHNPHDELEALSDVRAADLMTSPVACLGQDETVADAADFLVARKINAAPVVDDTGHLVGVISERELMDWLPTENGGQQPLLAVMNTTVVSYEDDAPAHSIFRFLQRVAVRRVIILREGQPVGIISRGNLIRWFRRQQTVGRPVVPAVLLTQTAASLAT; encoded by the coding sequence GTGAACCAACCCTCCTCCGATCATCGACTCGTGGTCGTCGCCGATGACGATGTTCGCGTTCGCCGCCAGATCGAGGCGACGCTGATCTCGGCCGGCTTCGAAGTCCATGCGGCCGAAGATGGCTTGAGCGCCTGGCATCTCATCGCCGAGCGCTGCCCCGATTTCATCATCGCCGATGCCGAGATGCCCGGTCTCTCCGGCACGGAGTTGGCGCGTCGCCTGCGCGACGACGAATGCCCCCACTACGTCTACTTTCTGCTCCTCACGTCGCGCCTCGGCGCCGACGATCTGGGAGAAGCGCTCGCCGCAGGCGTCGATCACTTCCTGCCCAAGCCGGTCTCGACCACGGAGCTGCTGGCGCAGGTCTTCGCCGGCAGTCGCGTGCTCGAGGCACGGCGTCAGCTCGACAAGACGATGCGCCGCGACTCGCTCACCGGGCTGTTGAACCGCCGCCTGTTCCAAGAACTTTTCGACCGCGATTGGAGCCGCGCCGAACGACATCGCGCCGAGCTCTCGTGCGCCCTGGTCGAGATCGTCGATTTCGAGCAACTCGCTCAGACACATGGCGACGGCGCCGCCGATATGGTGTTGCGCTCCGTGGCCGATCTGCTGCGCAGCCATGCCCGGGCCAGCGACCTGCTCTGTCATTTGGGCAATGGACATTTCTTGGCCCTCTTGCCCGACACGCACGAAGAGGGCGCCGCCAGTTGGTGCCGCCGGGTCAACGAGGCCGTCGCCGCGAAGCGCTTACCGGAAAGTTGCGGCGTAACGACCGTGTCGTTGCGCGTGGGGGTGGCAGCGCGCGTTCCGCATCTCGAAGATCCCGAGGCCCTGGTCGATCGTGCTCGCCAGGCTCTCGAAGTCTCTCGCCCCGACGGCACGCGTCACGTCGTGCAATACCGCGATCTGGACGACAGCGACAATACGGTCTCGCATAACCCGCACGACGAACTCGAGGCACTCTCCGACGTGCGCGCGGCCGACTTGATGACCTCTCCCGTGGCGTGCCTGGGGCAGGACGAAACCGTCGCCGATGCGGCCGACTTTCTCGTCGCCCGCAAAATCAACGCGGCGCCGGTGGTGGACGACACGGGGCACCTGGTCGGAGTCATTTCCGAACGCGAGCTGATGGACTGGCTGCCGACGGAAAATGGCGGACAGCAGCCCCTGCTGGCGGTGATGAACACCACGGTCGTTTCGTACGAAGACGACGCGCCGGCTCATTCGATCTTCCGCTTCCTGCAGCGAGTGGCGGTGCGCAGGGTGATCATCTTGCGCGAGGGGCAACCCGTCGGCATCATCAGCCGCGGCAATTTGATCCGCTGGTTCCGTCGACAACAAACGGTGGGCCGCCCCGTGGTCCCCGCGGTGCTTCTCACCCAGACGGCGGCGTCCCTGGCCACGTAG
- a CDS encoding N(4)-(beta-N-acetylglucosaminyl)-L-asparaginase, whose protein sequence is MLPRPGEFPVKAISSANGLEATQRAYELMLEGVDPLDAAIAGVNIVEDDPNEMTVGLGGLPNENGVVELDAAVMHGPTHRAGAVASLRNIKNPSKVARLVMRETDHILLVGEGALEFARAYGFPEENLLTERSRKIWLYWKQTRSNEDDWLPPPDNELDPEVAKFFKRPTGTIHCAAMNAAGDISCVTSTSGLFFKIPGRVGDSPIVGAGLYVDNAIGSCGSTGRGEANLGNLSSFAAVELMRGGMSPQEAGLEVMRRVAAHTEPRLRDKEGRPAFNLKLYLLGKNGDHAGVAMWAPAKYSVTDAHGTRHEPCVGLYESPDGQEV, encoded by the coding sequence ATGCTGCCGCGCCCCGGCGAGTTTCCCGTGAAAGCGATCTCTTCGGCCAACGGGCTCGAAGCCACGCAACGCGCCTACGAGTTGATGCTCGAGGGAGTCGACCCGCTCGACGCCGCCATCGCCGGCGTGAACATCGTCGAAGACGATCCGAACGAGATGACCGTCGGCCTGGGGGGCTTGCCGAACGAGAACGGCGTCGTCGAGCTCGACGCCGCCGTCATGCACGGCCCCACGCATCGCGCAGGCGCTGTCGCCTCGTTGCGCAACATCAAGAACCCCTCGAAAGTCGCGCGCCTCGTCATGCGCGAGACCGATCATATCCTGCTCGTCGGCGAAGGCGCGCTCGAGTTTGCCCGGGCCTACGGCTTTCCGGAAGAAAACCTGCTCACTGAGCGCTCGCGCAAGATCTGGCTCTACTGGAAGCAGACCCGCTCGAACGAAGATGACTGGCTGCCGCCTCCCGATAACGAGCTCGATCCCGAGGTGGCCAAGTTCTTCAAACGTCCCACGGGCACCATCCACTGCGCCGCGATGAACGCCGCGGGCGACATCTCGTGCGTCACCTCGACGAGCGGACTGTTCTTCAAGATCCCTGGACGCGTCGGCGACTCGCCCATCGTCGGCGCCGGACTGTACGTCGACAACGCGATCGGTTCCTGCGGCAGCACCGGGCGTGGCGAAGCCAACCTGGGCAACCTCAGCAGCTTCGCCGCCGTCGAGTTGATGCGGGGGGGCATGTCACCCCAGGAAGCGGGGCTCGAGGTCATGCGCCGCGTTGCCGCCCATACCGAACCGCGTCTGCGCGACAAGGAAGGACGTCCCGCGTTCAATCTCAAGCTCTACCTGCTCGGCAAAAACGGCGATCACGCCGGGGTCGCCATGTGGGCGCCGGCCAAGTACTCGGTCACCGATGCCCACGGCACCCGCCACGAGCCTTGCGTCGGGCTGTACGAATCCCCCGACGGGCAGGAAGTCTGA
- a CDS encoding sigma-70 family RNA polymerase sigma factor yields MGAEPSQIDITQLVIAHHELLYRYAYRLTGSIADAEDLTQQTFLSAQANLAQLREPAAARGWLFAILRNGYRKSLKKRVPLPAVDAELNVDSVPDESRTAEPIDEERLQDALNSLSDEYKTVLLMFYFERHSYREIATQLELPIGTVMSRLSRAKSHLRAKLLDLELHATVSPRQRSDK; encoded by the coding sequence ATGGGCGCTGAGCCCAGCCAAATTGATATCACCCAGCTTGTGATTGCCCATCACGAGCTGCTGTATCGCTACGCATATCGCCTGACCGGTTCGATTGCGGATGCCGAGGATTTGACGCAACAGACGTTTCTGTCGGCGCAAGCAAACCTGGCTCAACTGCGCGAACCGGCGGCAGCGCGCGGCTGGCTGTTTGCCATCCTGCGCAATGGCTATCGCAAGAGCTTGAAGAAACGTGTGCCCCTGCCCGCCGTGGACGCGGAACTGAACGTCGACAGCGTGCCGGATGAGTCGCGAACGGCCGAGCCGATCGACGAGGAACGCTTGCAAGACGCCCTCAACTCGTTGTCGGACGAATACAAGACGGTGTTGTTGATGTTCTATTTCGAGCGCCATTCGTACCGCGAGATCGCCACGCAGCTCGAATTGCCGATTGGCACCGTGATGAGCCGCCTGTCGCGCGCGAAGAGCCACTTGCGCGCGAAGCTGCTCGATCTGGAACTGCACGCCACGGTCTCCCCCCGTCAAAGGAGTGACAAATGA